A DNA window from Selenomonas sp. oral taxon 126 contains the following coding sequences:
- a CDS encoding two-partner secretion domain-containing protein — MSMMRKQRRGQMRRSLRSGIGILAAGAMMMGGMNHAMALPQGGQVAAGAADIAASQAEMAIHQATQNAVINWNSFNIGAGERVNIYQPNAQAALLNRVIGNNPSEIFGTLSANGRVFLVNPAGVLFAPGAQVDAGSILASTMNITNADFMAGKYAFVGTPSDGKIINHASLIAKNEGTVALLGKDVVNEGVIVARKGAAVLAAGEAVSLDFNGDGKVSVVPTKAAMEQAVTNKGLVEADGGLVFMSAATGDALTRSAVNQEGIVRASSLDGAAGAIRMTAHDVRLASGSVTDVSGAKAGTVEIGGGWQGTGDLAHAQNVTIERGASVRADATAAGAAGGTVAVWSDGRTKFAGEITARGKGTGAGGAVETSGAKVQITGAVNASSEAGKAGEWLIDPGDIEVKTRGAGDPEAGSQADVQTVTNSLNGGTSVTIQTANLTGPNDNSITVSDAITKTTGGDATLSLKATGSVNINADITSTAGKLNVDITSDTNHRAGGSVSVATGKNIKTLGGNVKIGGGLVEDGVGFANSQSAGEAGITLNGVTIDTTDGTTASGNVELAGSTTANAAGVSLAGTTITAGAGKVTLVGKSTGGGKGIALGGNISTRSVEMRTDSLDLSGTITGDGDPAGTAKVWTLSDGQTINFGTGTGGLDLAGDTFTSTGKIRNFKKNTVGDASKAANINAGGVTAGSDLAIDSGAGTLTVGGAVNAAGHALTLGSKNAITGAGVITSDALVLDAAAATVNLTGTHAVGKLDGAAKGLAFKNGTNLKIGEDTGLTTAADGADIDVTGDLTVGTHGVTNGAGAMKLKASGTLKLDANAEVKSTGAAATSLEAASVNFGTGGNVSTAGGTINVKTDALTLPAGAQGTLSSANGKVTVETKTAGNTIAVGSSSTADLELPDLNFINSGTGEIQIGSAATGNVEIGTADVKAPLTVESGATIKFSGAMTNAGGKDTTFKANTIDFASGANLAAGTGTMTMVTDAVTNWNNATFADTNGAGTFALKTKTAGNFTVGGSSTLVSDDGFAKLKAGNFRNVAIGDKANAGTATIDTISAGNMPKYTSILTQGKINITGAVNGAPTDTLALHADAPGTTDGDGLSQSAPVSVGNLLLLGKGSMDLSTQPNAIKNIAADMSDGSLKLKNNTHMKVAVVEDRTVNPAKNVDGLKTKSTDIQMAAGQKLTVEGKLNSTGDTKIEADDLDLGTDKVNVGKKLTLEKATKAQTIDIGTGANDWNINNANYGEIKIGGATQTGDVNIKGATFKKPSDIETTGKVTLTGATKAGANGGSDMKIKAHTAELPTASDTLDVKNLDLNLSGGLDLGHGKVKGAADGKITIKGAAASQDIVISDNASHASGGEYRIAYRTINETLEGFKGFDVAGEKHVYFYGGSVKKSINAAGKLGVEVRDNLTIEGKGTKLKIGADPTQTGHDPASVITGGFTVKQGKTVHVKGSDGTSKETGAEINIQTGGNIHLEQGATLKVEGNYAQATLNARNGDVVLNEDAKVQVAPGSTPVWVDVTGNKVQLDAKAQLDSGTDTVGALRVHADEIVTPAADDNTTNIVGKSGLVITRKTAGDLTLNNVSTGAGLHVTSDQLNGKLFGKDFSELVLGDNRSQTVTIDGLEANNRVVVKTAETGKTVIGAGGLKVGTDGSGKDYKVTLTTGAIENSGGAGVMNIGEGSTLNLYTNSIANLAAHGSSPSVTGTGTLGIGTYNGSKTIGLGDGAMGDLQLTNNKFTQVFGPNFSHYAIGNGTQGTINVKNSSLGKDVTLQADNINFAGDMTLAADKTLVVNAKTAANQTAGKIKATKLAAVGGNIALEQANEIGTLAADALSVKVKSNALTIGAITTPAGAPVPSRTITGVKAGESGGTAGDVVLSADAMTFTEGVEGKGNLTVQQATAATNLNVGTTGGTGLTLPTNLFGGNKIKDGFKHVYLGREDATGATNVGGTLNFVDPTTIRSGKTAGSMTLDGSANIRTNGNDFALESKNLTTAAGSEVDTGTGALTLKTDAIDLNGKMKGKKALNILPISHNRDIKLGGTVNDPAKLSLLDKYFNGNNRQFWEYEIINIGDKGGGGRLYQSGTIDMPFTVNIQQAITSGTGGVNLSGSIKTHGRDYTVASREVNLDDAHINADGADRDHDGNVAIHADTLNTANGSTITGHGDVSFDTYTPGKTINFGTPGAGGSASDPTLSSDIFSGTGLLRKNSDGKGFRKIRIGGTNAGNVKIGNVDLPEGLADAVSIKTNGAVTSTGVLKSVPTLEVDAHNVNLTGPNEIKNLGNITSATGVSVETKGGTNVTGKITGNNDPINITNKNGGNVTIAPGGQIVGTGTSDVLIEAKGGAFKNRGGANAIQTAPGHRYVVHTEDSVENEIDGLVFEFRKYGVDYTNRGSFPVPAGKNAMFYKYQPELKLYSTRAYGDDNAAFFNSTAGFHIEDDGNLKRRALDKTEVDYIRDHVIDSGTHNFGTTKLTNVNADVNTADGTVTNAMTDVTRRAGTHTYGSDSTIANEKITYKGHNDLNYKITVDYRIVPRVVTVTGKTSTVNYDGNPHSYTGNAGVTFSNFANSQTEATPGLLSGSVSYTPIADASKTSGYAQGAIHAGEYSVDLQNSTLAANNYKFKYVPGKLTIKPIDIHFTAPSGERIYGTSNDSVTMTSSTTHTGTLLAGDSFAKYTVTATDGTNDVTARTGVGTYTMTLNGAALATGSRSLATDYHITSDPGTLTIKKRALTVTAGDKSRAYGDANTTAGYINNTSKVNVATATATTGLVNGDAIDDVTETIDPTATVTTNAGTAGLWTKASAAHFSSGTANNYNITYVDGHFNITKRPLTLLAGDKSRIYGTANSTANYVGGTNLFRIKAGTNLVNGDTVSTVTETIDARATVTTDAGTPGLKTKIANAVFGTGNVNNYDISYEDGSFAITPRDLTLRAGSKTRIYGTENSTAVYTGGTSKFRADGATATTGLVNGDAIADVDESTDALVTTNAGTAGLKTQIANARLAGNRKASNYNITYVDGGFAITKRDLYITAGDKQRAYGADNSTAGYVNGTRLVNVRPTDAVSGLVNGDVVSSVTETIDPTATVTTNAGTTGLWTRSSAAQFAHGTDANYNIHYADGRFIITPREVLITAGSASRDYGAPNPVITAYMIERGDHTSQRGLLAGDDISGITSHYDAGMNATTRGGIYRGVIHVDPGSVVAGYTGTTLFSNYDFHYAPGDLTIAMRGFDMSTPEGRAVTTSTGTVTQVTAGLIGTAANRIPGSGNTIGGGTGISTGGASNGSAGTHGGNAGRTGGIGDAGSAGGSGSANGMGGVGDNGTSSAGSGSSAAAQPAASTTAKPDRSFADGVTIQMPQEQTSTHWTNRVVVSSGKASEAHSFVTESDGTFGFDLGKTRGTRGFHPENPANNTSEAIPVLFTDGNARDLDGIYTVNYSPEKLAIKPASKKVDIPDPKEIRNTSEQALRFLYQTADGSFEVTFGNGIVTLYPQDDPALSIVTSKDRKAERAVLASGLLTAIEDLGVTPVEIRAVYIFKVLDGQSEE, encoded by the coding sequence ATGAGCATGATGAGAAAGCAGCGGCGTGGACAGATGCGACGCAGTCTGCGCAGCGGTATCGGCATCCTGGCGGCAGGTGCAATGATGATGGGCGGCATGAATCACGCGATGGCACTGCCGCAGGGCGGACAGGTCGCGGCAGGTGCGGCAGACATTGCCGCATCGCAGGCGGAGATGGCGATTCATCAGGCAACGCAGAATGCCGTCATCAACTGGAACTCGTTCAACATCGGCGCGGGCGAGCGCGTCAATATCTATCAGCCGAATGCCCAGGCAGCTCTGTTGAACCGCGTGATCGGGAACAATCCGTCGGAGATCTTCGGCACGCTCTCGGCGAACGGGCGCGTCTTCCTCGTCAACCCTGCGGGTGTACTCTTTGCGCCCGGCGCACAGGTGGATGCGGGCTCGATTCTCGCCTCGACGATGAACATTACGAATGCGGACTTTATGGCGGGTAAATACGCCTTTGTCGGCACGCCGTCCGATGGGAAAATCATCAACCACGCCTCTCTCATTGCGAAAAATGAGGGAACGGTCGCCCTGCTCGGCAAGGATGTCGTGAACGAGGGCGTTATTGTTGCGCGTAAGGGAGCGGCAGTACTCGCGGCGGGCGAAGCCGTGTCGCTCGACTTCAACGGCGACGGCAAGGTCTCGGTCGTCCCGACGAAGGCTGCTATGGAACAGGCGGTTACGAACAAAGGTCTCGTCGAAGCAGACGGAGGCCTCGTTTTCATGTCCGCAGCGACGGGCGATGCGCTGACGCGCTCGGCGGTCAATCAGGAGGGCATCGTGCGCGCTTCGAGTCTCGACGGTGCGGCGGGCGCAATCCGCATGACGGCGCATGACGTGCGCCTTGCTTCGGGCAGTGTGACGGATGTGAGCGGCGCGAAAGCCGGCACGGTTGAGATTGGCGGTGGCTGGCAGGGCACGGGCGACCTCGCACACGCGCAGAATGTCACGATCGAGCGCGGCGCATCTGTGCGTGCGGACGCGACGGCAGCGGGCGCAGCGGGCGGCACGGTCGCCGTCTGGTCGGATGGCAGGACGAAGTTTGCGGGCGAGATCACGGCACGCGGCAAAGGCACGGGCGCGGGCGGCGCGGTCGAGACCTCGGGTGCGAAGGTGCAGATCACGGGCGCAGTCAACGCTTCGTCCGAAGCGGGCAAGGCGGGCGAGTGGCTGATCGACCCCGGTGATATTGAGGTCAAGACGCGTGGGGCAGGCGATCCCGAAGCTGGCTCTCAGGCGGACGTACAGACCGTCACCAATTCGCTGAACGGCGGCACATCTGTAACCATTCAGACGGCGAACCTCACGGGACCGAACGACAACTCCATCACCGTATCGGATGCCATCACAAAGACGACGGGCGGCGACGCGACGCTTTCCTTGAAAGCGACGGGCAGCGTCAACATCAACGCTGACATCACGTCGACGGCGGGCAAGCTCAATGTGGACATCACCTCCGATACGAACCACCGTGCGGGCGGCAGTGTCAGCGTTGCGACCGGAAAGAATATCAAGACGCTCGGCGGCAATGTCAAGATCGGCGGCGGTCTTGTCGAAGATGGCGTCGGCTTTGCCAACTCGCAGAGTGCGGGCGAAGCGGGCATCACACTCAACGGCGTCACGATTGACACGACGGACGGCACCACGGCGAGCGGCAATGTAGAACTCGCGGGCAGTACGACGGCAAATGCGGCGGGTGTTTCGCTCGCGGGCACGACGATCACGGCGGGCGCGGGCAAGGTCACGCTCGTCGGCAAATCCACGGGCGGCGGCAAGGGGATCGCCCTCGGCGGGAACATCTCGACGCGCTCGGTCGAGATGCGCACGGATTCCCTCGACCTCTCGGGCACGATCACGGGCGACGGCGACCCCGCAGGCACGGCGAAGGTTTGGACGCTTTCGGATGGGCAGACCATCAACTTTGGCACGGGTACGGGCGGGCTTGACCTCGCGGGCGATACGTTCACGAGCACGGGAAAGATTCGGAACTTCAAGAAGAATACGGTCGGCGACGCGAGCAAGGCGGCAAACATCAACGCCGGTGGCGTGACGGCGGGCAGCGATCTCGCCATCGATTCGGGTGCAGGTACGCTGACCGTCGGCGGCGCAGTAAACGCCGCAGGTCATGCGCTGACGCTTGGTTCGAAGAATGCCATCACGGGCGCGGGCGTCATCACTTCGGATGCGCTCGTGCTCGATGCGGCGGCTGCGACCGTGAACCTCACGGGAACGCATGCCGTCGGAAAGCTCGACGGCGCGGCGAAGGGTCTGGCCTTCAAGAACGGCACGAATCTCAAAATCGGTGAAGATACGGGCTTGACGACGGCAGCGGACGGTGCGGACATCGATGTCACGGGCGATCTCACGGTCGGTACGCATGGTGTCACGAACGGCGCGGGCGCGATGAAGCTCAAGGCGAGCGGCACGCTCAAGCTCGATGCGAACGCTGAGGTCAAATCGACGGGCGCGGCGGCGACATCGCTCGAAGCGGCAAGTGTCAACTTCGGCACGGGCGGCAATGTCTCCACGGCAGGCGGCACGATCAATGTAAAGACGGATGCGCTGACGCTCCCCGCAGGAGCGCAGGGCACTCTTTCGAGTGCAAACGGAAAGGTCACAGTTGAGACGAAGACGGCGGGCAATACGATCGCCGTCGGCTCTTCGAGTACCGCTGATCTCGAACTGCCCGATCTCAACTTCATCAACTCGGGTACGGGCGAAATCCAGATCGGCAGCGCCGCGACAGGCAATGTCGAGATCGGCACAGCCGACGTCAAGGCGCCGCTGACGGTGGAATCGGGCGCGACTATCAAATTCTCAGGCGCAATGACGAACGCAGGCGGAAAGGACACGACGTTCAAGGCAAATACCATTGACTTTGCTTCGGGTGCGAATCTCGCGGCGGGTACAGGTACGATGACGATGGTGACGGATGCTGTCACGAATTGGAACAACGCAACCTTTGCCGATACGAACGGCGCGGGTACGTTTGCGCTGAAGACCAAGACGGCGGGCAACTTCACGGTCGGCGGCTCGAGCACACTCGTTTCGGATGACGGTTTTGCCAAGCTCAAGGCGGGCAACTTCCGCAATGTCGCCATCGGAGACAAGGCAAACGCGGGAACGGCGACGATTGACACCATTTCAGCGGGCAATATGCCCAAGTATACGAGCATTCTGACGCAGGGGAAAATCAATATCACGGGCGCGGTCAACGGTGCGCCGACGGATACGCTCGCGCTCCATGCCGATGCGCCGGGGACGACAGACGGCGACGGGCTTTCTCAGAGTGCGCCCGTTTCGGTCGGCAACCTGCTGCTCCTCGGCAAAGGCTCGATGGATCTCAGCACGCAGCCGAATGCGATCAAGAATATTGCCGCCGATATGTCGGACGGCAGTTTGAAGCTCAAGAACAACACCCACATGAAGGTCGCCGTCGTCGAAGACCGCACGGTAAATCCTGCGAAGAACGTCGACGGCCTCAAGACGAAATCGACGGACATCCAGATGGCGGCGGGGCAGAAGCTCACGGTCGAGGGCAAGCTGAATTCAACGGGCGATACGAAGATCGAAGCCGACGATCTCGATCTCGGCACGGACAAGGTCAACGTCGGCAAGAAGCTCACGCTCGAAAAGGCGACGAAGGCGCAGACCATTGACATCGGCACGGGCGCGAACGACTGGAATATCAACAACGCGAATTATGGCGAGATCAAGATTGGCGGCGCGACGCAGACGGGCGATGTCAATATCAAGGGCGCAACGTTCAAGAAGCCCTCGGACATCGAGACCACGGGCAAAGTCACGCTGACGGGCGCGACGAAGGCGGGCGCAAACGGCGGCTCCGACATGAAAATCAAGGCGCATACGGCAGAACTGCCGACGGCGTCCGATACACTCGATGTCAAGAATCTCGACCTCAACCTCTCGGGCGGACTTGACCTTGGACACGGCAAGGTCAAGGGCGCGGCAGACGGCAAGATCACGATCAAGGGAGCAGCGGCGTCACAGGACATCGTTATCAGCGATAATGCTTCCCACGCATCGGGTGGAGAGTACCGCATCGCCTACCGCACAATTAACGAAACACTCGAAGGCTTTAAGGGCTTCGATGTCGCAGGTGAGAAGCATGTCTACTTCTACGGCGGTTCGGTCAAGAAGTCCATCAATGCGGCGGGCAAGCTCGGCGTCGAGGTGCGCGACAATCTCACCATCGAGGGCAAGGGTACGAAGCTCAAGATCGGTGCAGATCCGACGCAGACAGGGCATGATCCCGCCTCGGTCATCACGGGCGGCTTCACCGTCAAGCAGGGCAAGACTGTCCATGTGAAAGGCTCGGACGGCACAAGCAAGGAAACCGGCGCGGAAATCAATATCCAGACGGGCGGCAACATCCATCTCGAACAGGGAGCTACACTGAAGGTCGAGGGCAACTATGCACAGGCGACGCTCAATGCACGAAACGGCGATGTCGTACTGAACGAGGATGCCAAGGTGCAGGTCGCTCCCGGCTCCACACCCGTCTGGGTCGATGTCACGGGCAACAAGGTGCAGCTTGATGCGAAGGCACAGCTTGACTCGGGCACGGATACGGTCGGCGCCCTGCGCGTACATGCGGACGAGATCGTCACGCCGGCGGCGGACGACAACACGACGAACATCGTCGGCAAGAGCGGACTCGTCATCACGCGCAAGACGGCGGGCGATCTGACGCTCAACAACGTTTCGACGGGCGCAGGGCTTCATGTCACGAGCGACCAGCTCAACGGCAAGCTCTTTGGCAAAGATTTCAGCGAATTGGTTCTCGGCGACAACCGCAGCCAGACGGTCACGATCGACGGACTTGAAGCGAACAACCGCGTCGTCGTCAAGACAGCGGAGACGGGCAAGACGGTCATCGGCGCGGGCGGACTCAAGGTCGGCACGGACGGCTCTGGCAAGGACTACAAAGTGACGCTGACGACGGGTGCGATTGAGAACTCAGGCGGTGCGGGCGTCATGAACATCGGCGAGGGCAGCACACTGAATCTCTATACGAACAGCATCGCGAACCTCGCGGCGCACGGGAGCAGTCCGTCCGTCACGGGCACGGGCACGCTCGGCATCGGCACGTACAACGGCTCGAAGACCATCGGGCTTGGCGACGGTGCGATGGGCGACCTGCAGTTGACGAACAATAAGTTCACACAGGTATTCGGCCCGAACTTTTCGCATTACGCCATCGGCAACGGCACGCAGGGCACGATCAATGTGAAAAATTCTTCCCTCGGCAAGGACGTGACGCTCCAAGCGGATAATATCAACTTCGCAGGAGATATGACGCTTGCGGCGGATAAGACGCTCGTTGTCAACGCCAAGACGGCGGCGAACCAGACGGCGGGCAAGATCAAGGCGACGAAGCTCGCCGCCGTCGGCGGCAACATCGCGCTCGAACAGGCGAACGAGATTGGCACGCTCGCCGCCGACGCGCTCTCCGTCAAGGTCAAGTCGAACGCCTTGACCATCGGCGCGATCACGACGCCTGCGGGCGCTCCCGTCCCCTCGCGCACGATTACGGGTGTCAAGGCTGGTGAGTCCGGCGGCACGGCGGGCGACGTCGTGCTTTCGGCGGACGCCATGACCTTCACCGAAGGCGTCGAGGGCAAGGGCAATCTCACCGTGCAGCAGGCAACGGCGGCGACAAATCTCAACGTCGGCACGACGGGCGGCACAGGGCTGACCCTGCCCACGAATCTCTTCGGTGGCAATAAGATCAAGGACGGCTTCAAGCACGTCTACCTCGGCAGAGAAGATGCGACGGGCGCGACGAACGTCGGCGGCACGCTGAACTTCGTCGACCCGACGACGATCCGCTCGGGCAAGACGGCAGGCAGTATGACGCTCGACGGCTCGGCGAACATTCGGACGAACGGCAACGATTTCGCACTTGAGTCAAAGAATCTGACGACGGCGGCGGGAAGCGAGGTCGATACGGGCACGGGCGCACTCACGCTCAAGACCGACGCGATCGACCTCAACGGCAAGATGAAGGGCAAAAAGGCGCTCAATATCCTGCCGATCTCGCACAACCGCGACATCAAGCTCGGTGGCACGGTGAACGATCCCGCGAAGCTTTCGCTGCTCGACAAGTATTTCAATGGAAACAACCGTCAGTTCTGGGAGTATGAGATCATCAACATTGGCGACAAGGGAGGCGGCGGCAGGCTCTATCAGAGCGGCACGATCGATATGCCGTTTACCGTCAACATTCAGCAGGCGATCACGAGCGGTACGGGCGGCGTCAATCTCTCCGGTTCGATCAAGACGCACGGCAGGGACTATACCGTTGCCAGCCGCGAGGTCAATCTCGACGATGCGCATATCAATGCAGACGGCGCCGACCGCGATCATGACGGCAATGTCGCTATCCATGCGGATACACTCAACACGGCGAACGGCAGCACGATCACGGGGCACGGCGACGTCTCCTTCGACACCTATACGCCGGGCAAGACCATCAATTTTGGCACGCCGGGGGCGGGCGGCTCTGCCTCCGATCCTACGCTTTCGTCCGATATTTTCAGCGGTACGGGACTCCTGCGGAAGAATTCCGACGGCAAGGGCTTCCGCAAGATTCGCATCGGCGGCACGAATGCGGGCAATGTCAAGATCGGCAACGTCGATCTGCCCGAAGGGCTTGCCGATGCTGTCTCCATCAAGACAAACGGCGCTGTGACCTCGACGGGCGTTCTGAAATCCGTTCCAACCCTTGAGGTGGACGCACATAATGTGAACCTTACGGGACCGAACGAGATCAAGAACCTCGGCAATATCACGTCCGCGACGGGCGTTTCCGTCGAGACGAAGGGCGGAACGAACGTCACGGGCAAGATCACGGGCAATAACGATCCGATCAATATCACGAATAAGAACGGTGGCAATGTCACGATCGCGCCCGGCGGGCAGATCGTCGGCACGGGCACGTCCGATGTCCTCATCGAGGCGAAGGGCGGCGCCTTCAAGAACAGGGGCGGCGCGAACGCCATCCAGACCGCGCCCGGTCATCGCTACGTCGTGCATACGGAGGACTCCGTCGAGAATGAGATCGACGGGCTTGTCTTCGAGTTCCGTAAATATGGCGTGGACTATACGAATCGCGGCTCCTTCCCCGTTCCTGCGGGAAAGAACGCCATGTTCTACAAGTACCAGCCTGAACTCAAGCTCTACTCGACCCGTGCCTACGGCGATGACAACGCGGCCTTCTTCAACTCGACGGCGGGCTTCCATATCGAAGACGACGGCAACCTCAAGCGTCGTGCGCTCGACAAGACGGAGGTTGACTATATCCGCGACCATGTGATTGACTCGGGCACGCACAATTTCGGCACGACGAAGCTGACAAATGTCAATGCCGATGTGAATACGGCAGACGGTACGGTGACGAATGCGATGACCGATGTCACCAGACGTGCGGGAACGCATACCTACGGCTCGGATTCGACCATTGCTAATGAGAAGATCACCTACAAGGGACATAACGACCTCAACTACAAGATCACGGTTGACTACCGCATCGTGCCGCGCGTCGTCACGGTCACGGGCAAGACATCGACCGTAAACTACGATGGCAATCCGCACAGCTATACGGGCAACGCGGGCGTTACATTCTCGAACTTCGCGAACAGCCAGACGGAAGCGACACCGGGACTGCTCTCGGGTTCTGTTTCCTATACCCCGATTGCAGACGCATCAAAGACATCGGGCTACGCACAGGGCGCGATTCATGCGGGCGAGTACAGTGTTGACCTTCAAAACAGCACGCTTGCGGCAAACAATTATAAATTCAAGTATGTACCGGGCAAGCTGACGATCAAACCGATCGACATCCACTTTACCGCACCGAGCGGCGAGCGCATTTACGGCACATCGAACGACAGCGTGACCATGACGTCGAGCACGACGCACACAGGCACGCTCCTTGCGGGCGACAGCTTCGCCAAGTACACGGTCACGGCGACGGACGGCACGAATGACGTCACCGCGCGCACGGGCGTCGGCACTTACACGATGACCTTAAATGGTGCGGCGCTCGCCACGGGAAGCCGCAGCCTTGCGACGGACTACCATATCACGTCCGATCCCGGCACGCTCACGATCAAGAAGCGTGCGCTGACCGTCACGGCGGGCGACAAGAGCCGCGCCTATGGTGACGCGAATACGACGGCGGGCTATATTAACAATACGTCGAAGGTCAACGTCGCTACGGCTACCGCGACGACGGGACTCGTCAACGGCGATGCGATTGACGATGTAACAGAGACGATCGACCCGACAGCAACCGTTACGACGAATGCCGGTACGGCAGGTCTTTGGACAAAGGCAAGCGCCGCGCACTTCTCGTCGGGCACGGCAAACAATTACAACATCACCTACGTTGACGGACATTTCAACATCACGAAGCGGCCGCTGACGCTCCTTGCGGGCGATAAGAGCCGCATCTACGGCACGGCGAACAGCACCGCAAACTATGTGGGCGGCACGAATCTCTTCCGCATCAAGGCGGGCACGAACCTCGTCAACGGCGATACGGTTTCGACCGTCACGGAGACGATTGATGCGCGTGCGACCGTCACGACGGACGCAGGCACGCCGGGTCTCAAGACGAAGATTGCAAATGCTGTCTTCGGCACGGGTAATGTCAACAACTATGACATCTCCTATGAGGACGGCAGCTTTGCCATCACGCCGCGTGATCTTACGCTCCGTGCGGGCAGCAAGACGCGCATCTACGGCACGGAGAACTCGACTGCTGTCTACACGGGCGGCACATCGAAGTTCCGCGCCGACGGGGCGACGGCGACGACGGGGCTCGTGAACGGCGATGCCATCGCCGACGTCGATGAATCGACGGATGCCCTCGTTACGACGAACGCCGGCACGGCGGGACTCAAGACGCAGATTGCAAATGCACGCCTCGCAGGCAATCGCAAGGCGTCGAACTACAACATCACCTATGTCGACGGTGGGTTTGCCATCACGAAGCGTGATCTCTACATCACGGCGGGCGATAAGCAGCGTGCCTACGGTGCGGACAACAGCACCGCAGGCTATGTGAACGGCACGCGTCTCGTCAACGTGCGTCCGACAGATGCAGTAAGCGGACTTGTCAACGGTGATGTGGTTTCTTCCGTTACGGAGACAATCGACCCGACCGCAACGGTTACGACCAACGCAGGTACTACGGGGCTTTGGACACGTTCCTCTGCGGCGCAGTTTGCGCACGGCACGGATGCCAATTACAATATTCACTACGCAGACGGCAGGTTTATCATCACTCCGCGCGAGGTGCTTATCACGGCGGGCAGTGCCTCCCGTGACTATGGTGCACCGAATCCCGTCATAACCGCATACATGATCGAGCGTGGTGACCACACATCGCAGCGCGGTCTGCTCGCGGGCGACGACATCAGCGGCATCACATCGCACTATGATGCGGGTATGAACGCGACCACACGCGGCGGCATCTATCGGGGCGTGATCCATGTCGATCCCGGTTCTGTTGTTGCAGGTTATACGGGAACGACACTGTTCTCCAATTACGATTTCCACTATGCTCCGGGTGATCTGACGATCGCAATGCGCGGCTTCGACATGAGCACGCCCGAGGGAAGAGCCGTGACAACGAGCACGGGCACTGTCACACAGGTGACCGCAGGCCTGATCGGCACGGCGGCAAACCGTATTCCGGGCAGCGGCAACACCATCGGCGGCGGTACGGGCATCAGCACGGGCGGTGCGAGCAATGGCTCTGCCGGAACGCATGGCGGAAACGCAGGACGTACGGGGGGTATCGGTGACGCGGGAAGTGCAGGCGGCTCAGGTAGTGCCAATGGCATGGGGGGTGTAGGCGATAACGGTACGTCCTCAGCAGGGAGTGGCTCAAGTGCAGCAGCACAGCCCGCTGCCTCTACGACGGCGAAGCCGGATCGCTCATTCGCTGACGGCGTCACGATTCAGATGCCGCAGGAGCAAACATCCACGCATTGGACGAACCGCGTTGTTGTATCGAGCGGCAAAGCGTCCGAGGCACACAGTTTCGTCACGGAGTCGGACGGCACATTCGGATTTGACCTCGGCAAGACACGCGGTACTCGTGGCTTCCACCCTGAGAATCCGGCAAACAATACGTCTGAGGCAATCCCTGTTCTCTTTACGGATGGCAATGCGCGTGACCTCGACGGCATCTATACCGTCAACTACTCGCCGGAGAAGCTGGCGATCAAGCCTGCCTCGAAGAAGGTTGACATTCCCGATCCGAAGGAGATTCGCAATACGTCCGAGCAGGCACTTCGCTTCCTCTATCAGACGGCGGACGGCTCCTTTGAGGTGACGTTTGGCAACGGGATTGTGACGCTCTATCCGCAGGATGATCCGGCACTCTCGATTGTTACGAGCAAAGACCGCAAGGCGGAACGCGCCGTGCTCGCCTCGGGGCTGCTCACGGCAATCGAGGATCTCGGTGTGACACCCGTGGAGATTCGCGCCGTCTATATCTTCAAGGTGCTTGACGGGCAGAGTGAAGAGTAA